One genomic segment of Zonotrichia albicollis isolate bZonAlb1 chromosome 34, bZonAlb1.hap1, whole genome shotgun sequence includes these proteins:
- the UQCC3 gene encoding ubiquinol-cytochrome-c reductase complex assembly factor 3 isoform X2 yields the protein MTGTSGVLSGPAMSRPRGAEAAPEAPPVPGPGPGSPRPLFGGCWSCRLLSGAGLLMAAVWVYQGPRNTMKRGIAPSMGAIAQITFAAGLAGWGIVILADPVGRWQRQDPKNP from the exons ATGACGGGCACTTCCGGCGTCCTTTCCGGTCCGGCCATGTCGCGGCCGCGGGGCGCGGAGGCCGCACCGGAGGCGCCGCCGGTGCCGGGACCCGGCCCGGGCTCGCCGCGGCCGCTGTTcgggggctgctggagctgccgcCTGCTGAGCGGCGCGGGGCTGCTCATGGCCGCCGTCTGGGTGTACCAGGGTCCGCGCAACACCATGAAAAGGGGGATCGCGCCCTCCATGGGCGCCATCGCCCAGATCACCTTCGCTGCCG GTCTGGCCGGCTGGGGCATCGTCATCCTCGCTGACCCCGTGGGACGCTGGCAGCgccaggaccccaaaaacccctga
- the UQCC3 gene encoding ubiquinol-cytochrome-c reductase complex assembly factor 3 isoform X1, which translates to MLRAGQSGAGSGGEAAMALDRRWPLALARGAVPVALGLLLWVAIAGGEQERLQTLKGQPGADAATLAQRRRHNELIMAALREAAETDDNVANRPVPWRK; encoded by the exons ATGCTCCGGGCGGGCCAGAGCGGCGCCGGAAGCGGAGGGGAGGCGGCGATGGCGCTGGACCGGCGGTGGCCGCTGGCCCTCGCCCGCGGCGCCGTCCCGGTggcgctggggctgctgctgtgggtggcgATCGCGGGCGGCGAGCAGGAGCGGCTGCAGACGCTCAAG GGCCAGCCCGGCGCGGATGCCGCGACTTTGGCGCAGCGGCGGCGCCACAACGAGCTGATCATGGCGGCGCTGCGCGAGGCGGCCGAGACCGACGACAACGTGGCGAACCGGCCGGTACCGTGGCGAAAGTGA
- the C34H11orf98 gene encoding uncharacterized protein C11orf98 homolog, which yields MGIGGKINRPRTELRKKLFKRRRERARGRRQKRRSVSVPTGQAPVWGKRLRKELKRLRALKAAVTEAKRPREEEAGKGNGDVEMAEAAP from the exons ATGGGGATCGGAGGGAAAATCAACCGGCCCCGAACG GAGCTGCGCAAGAAGCTCTTCaagcggcggcgggagcgggcgcggggccggcggcAGAAGCGGCG GTCGGTGTCGGTGCCCACGGGTCAGGCCCCGGTGTGGGGGAAGCGGCTGCGGAAGGAGCTGAAGCGGCTGCGGG cgcTGAAGGCGGCGGTGACCGAGGCGAAGCGGCCGCGGGAGGAGGAGGCGGGAAAGGGGAACGGCGACGTGGAGATGGCGGAGGCGGCCCCGTGA